In one Methanobacterium sp. genomic region, the following are encoded:
- a CDS encoding dCTP deaminase translates to MAILSDQDIRKYLDEGKISIEPLEDPGRQIQPSSVDLRIGSEFKGFRIIRKPCIDPLDKSDLESYMESFHLEQGEPFIIHPGEFALATTYEAVKLPDDLVARVEGRSSMGRLGITMHVTAGYIDPGFEGKITLEISNIGKMPVALYTGQRVCQIVFETMTSPSQRPYGHPERDSKYMGQDKPVTSKIKQDYEILDRKQTKLI, encoded by the coding sequence ATGGCTATTTTAAGTGACCAGGACATCAGAAAATATTTGGACGAAGGAAAAATTTCTATTGAACCATTAGAAGACCCTGGAAGACAGATCCAGCCATCATCAGTTGACCTTAGAATTGGGAGCGAATTTAAAGGTTTTCGCATAATCCGAAAACCTTGCATTGACCCATTGGATAAATCAGACTTGGAATCATATATGGAATCATTCCACTTGGAACAAGGCGAACCATTCATTATACACCCTGGAGAATTTGCATTAGCCACTACTTATGAAGCTGTAAAACTCCCTGACGACCTAGTTGCAAGAGTTGAAGGGCGTTCATCAATGGGGCGCTTGGGCATAACCATGCACGTTACTGCTGGATACATTGACCCTGGATTTGAGGGGAAGATCACCCTGGAGATCTCCAACATAGGTAAAATGCCTGTGGCACTCTACACTGGCCAGAGGGTGTGCCAAATTGTCTTTGAAACCATGACCAGCCCATCCCAACGGCCTTATGGCCACCCTGAAAGGGATAGTAAATATATGGGTCAGGATAAACCAGTGACCAGCAAAATCAAACAAGATTACGAGATTCTAGACAGGAAACAGACAAAATTGATTTAA
- the glyS gene encoding glycine--tRNA ligase: MRNEDVMNIAKKRGFLWSSFEIYSGVAGFFDYGPLGAILKNKIMNKWRDYYLVGEGYYEIESPTIMPEEALKASGHVDHFNDPMTECKECLEVFRADHVIKDVTGEDVEGLENQELTEILSKEQIRCPRCEGHLTHVWSYNLMFQTLIGAKGKKSGYMRPETAQGIFITFKRLLRFNRGKLPFGIVQLGKAYRNEISPRQGVIRLREFTQAEAEIFVDPKDKSHPRFKEIESQVLTLYPADIQEKNGEPIKVTAQEAVGKGIVSSEILTYQLCLANKFIKELGIPFDVIRFRQHLKTEMAHYAIDCWDVEIHTDRYGWIEVIGIADRADFDLKSHSEYSKEDLRVFMEYDQATTIKKLVVKPDMKKFGPLFKGNAPKIIDILKKTEPESIKKSFDTENVYNMKIDGENYQLTPDLLSFEYSQETVRGEKVYPHVIEPSYGIDRITYSVLLHCFQQDDDRNLLRLPADIAPVTVNVFPLVNKDDLIRISEHIRDDLRVEGIIAELDTSGTIGRRYARSDEIGTPFAVTVDHQTLKDKTVTIRERDSQKQVRLPVANIPNTINGLINKKIEFSEFETI; the protein is encoded by the coding sequence ATGAGAAATGAGGATGTAATGAATATTGCCAAGAAAAGAGGATTTTTATGGTCATCATTTGAAATTTACTCGGGAGTGGCCGGATTCTTTGATTACGGCCCATTAGGCGCTATTTTAAAAAATAAAATAATGAATAAATGGCGTGATTACTACCTGGTTGGTGAAGGTTACTATGAAATCGAATCACCCACCATCATGCCTGAAGAGGCATTGAAAGCCTCCGGACATGTTGATCACTTCAATGATCCCATGACTGAATGTAAAGAATGTCTGGAAGTTTTCCGCGCAGATCATGTCATTAAAGATGTTACAGGAGAAGATGTAGAAGGATTGGAAAACCAGGAACTGACTGAAATTTTATCTAAAGAACAAATCCGATGCCCCCGATGTGAAGGACATCTAACACATGTATGGAGCTATAACTTAATGTTTCAGACCTTAATAGGAGCTAAAGGTAAAAAAAGTGGTTATATGAGGCCAGAAACAGCTCAGGGCATCTTCATTACCTTCAAAAGATTGTTGAGATTTAACCGTGGGAAACTCCCTTTTGGTATTGTGCAATTAGGTAAAGCATACAGAAATGAGATCTCACCACGCCAAGGCGTTATTCGACTTAGAGAATTCACTCAAGCTGAAGCAGAGATCTTCGTTGATCCTAAAGACAAAAGTCATCCCCGTTTTAAGGAAATTGAAAGTCAAGTTCTAACCCTTTACCCTGCAGATATTCAGGAAAAAAATGGTGAACCAATCAAGGTCACAGCCCAGGAAGCGGTTGGAAAAGGAATTGTTTCCAGTGAAATCTTGACCTACCAATTATGCCTAGCCAATAAATTCATAAAAGAATTAGGAATACCCTTTGATGTGATAAGGTTCCGCCAACACCTTAAAACAGAGATGGCACATTATGCCATTGATTGCTGGGATGTGGAGATTCACACAGACCGATATGGCTGGATTGAAGTAATTGGAATAGCAGACCGTGCAGATTTTGATCTCAAATCCCACAGTGAGTATAGTAAGGAAGATCTGCGTGTTTTTATGGAATATGACCAAGCCACAACTATTAAAAAACTGGTTGTGAAGCCAGATATGAAAAAATTCGGACCCCTATTCAAGGGAAATGCACCTAAAATCATAGATATTCTTAAAAAAACAGAACCTGAATCCATTAAAAAATCATTTGACACAGAAAATGTTTACAACATGAAAATAGATGGTGAAAACTATCAGTTAACACCTGACTTGTTATCCTTTGAATATTCCCAAGAAACTGTTAGGGGTGAAAAGGTATATCCCCATGTAATTGAGCCTTCCTATGGTATTGACCGCATTACTTATTCTGTGCTGCTTCACTGCTTCCAACAGGATGATGATAGAAATCTTCTACGCTTACCAGCCGATATTGCCCCTGTAACAGTGAATGTATTCCCTTTGGTTAATAAAGATGACCTTATCAGGATATCCGAGCACATAAGAGATGATCTACGTGTTGAAGGCATTATTGCAGAGTTAGACACTTCTGGAACCATCGGGCGCAGATATGCTCGTTCTGATGAAATTGGAACACCTTTCGCAGTTACGGTAGACCATCAAACACTGAAAGATAAAACAGTAACTATTAGAGAAAGAGATAGTCAAAAACAAGTAAGATTACCAGTTGCCAATATTCCAAACACAATAAATGGCTTGATAAACAAAAAAATAGAATTTAGTGAATTTGAAACCATATAA